The following are encoded together in the Malaya genurostris strain Urasoe2022 chromosome 3, Malgen_1.1, whole genome shotgun sequence genome:
- the LOC131435179 gene encoding Y-box factor homolog produces the protein MADQQAVSAPEQQPLQQPPPQQQQVPLQQQQQQPEQQSPPNNKATAAAAAAVPQQQKEIIATKVTGVVKWFNVKSGYGFINRGDTQEDVFVHQSAIARNNPKKAVRSVGDGEVVEFDVVIGEKGNEAANVTGPQGEAVKGSPYAAEKRRGYRQWWQKRGQRRPGPPRSNEDQNGDGQLEGQQPPQQQQQQQQQQQQQPQQQPQQQQMKHQPPPPQMRRFPPRGRGGYSSYYRGPPMRGPRRDGPPMNDNGMMDQNQMDDGQNGHRQGGRGGQRRFFRRNYRNGGRAMGGPGGPPRRGGYRGDYQNDYQQNGPEQPRRMPPGRGGGRPRYPRRGPRNSQRPRSDGGTGGNNNAVQNTTTESSA, from the coding sequence ATGGCTGACCAACAGGCAGTAAGTGCGCCAGAACAGCAGCCTCTACAGCAGCCACCTCCGCAACAGCAGCAAGTTCCgctacaacagcagcagcagcaaccggAACAACAGTCCCCGCCGAACAATAAGGCAACAGCAGCGGCGGCGGCTGCTGTCCCACAGCAGCAAAAAGAAATAATAGCCACAAAGGTAACTGGTGTGGTCAAATGGTTCAATGTGAAAAGTGGATATGGTTTCATCAATCGTGGTGATACGCAAGAAGATGTGTTTGTTCATCAATCTGCGATAGCCCGGAATAACCCGAAAAAAGCCGTCCGTTCTGTTGGTGATGGTGAAGTTGTAGAATTTGACGTTGTCATTGGCGAGAAAGGTAACGAAGCAGCAAATGTAACCGGTCCTCAAGGTGAAGCGGTGAAGGGAAGTCCTTATGCTGCTGAAAAACGTCGTGGGTATCGTCAGTGGTGGCAGAAGCGTGGTCAGCGTCGTCCTGGTCCTCCAAGATCAAATGAAGATCAAAATGGAGACGGACAGTTGGAAGGACAACAACCAccgcagcaacagcaacaacaacaacaacaacaacagcagcagccacAGCAGCAGCCACAGCAGCAACAAATGAAACATCAACCACCACCCCCACAAATGCGCCGTTTCCCGCCGCGCGGACGTGGTGGTTACTCCTCGTATTATCGAGGACCTCCAATGAGAGGGCCTCGTCGCGACGGTCCACCAATGAACGACAATGGAATGATGGATCAGAATCAAATGGATGATGGTCAAAATGGGCATCGTCAAGGTGGACGTGGTGGCCAAAGACGCTTTTTCCGTCGCAATTATCGCAATGGAGGCCGTGCTATGGGTGGTCCAGGAGGTCCTCCACGCCGAGGAGGATATCGTGGAGATTATCAAAACGATTATCAACAGAATGGACCAGAACAACCACGCCGTATGCCTCCGGGACGAGGTGGTGGACGCCCCCGCTATCCGCGTCGTGGACCACGAAATTCTCAAAGACCGAGAAGCGATGGTGGAACTGGTGGCAACAATAATGCTGTCCAAAATACCACCACAGAAAGCTCTGCCTGA